A stretch of Desulfuromonas acetexigens DNA encodes these proteins:
- a CDS encoding DUF3373 domain-containing protein: MRKMLIALLVATLAVPATALAAPTVEELQQQIQALQEQLNAIASQVKESEAAPAPAAEIEEDVEDLMARVDKVERKTALDRINWYGDLRNKFDSLHYQDVTWNPGIQVDFNDFGTKAINFDPATGMPTGLNVTSGFNTQLVDAGGTGLSFATPSGTDAEKLSYLLGAMSGAPGTQVTTLTPLTKMLLDPQYTNLLSAFVSGNMPAGVGPFRMLPAGVIVKPKDINNDIAYTTRLRLGMKADVWDNVSFSGRLLMYKNWGDSTGTKVFDSWNSFTMDGTSSGNTSGDLVRVERAYFDWRDIGDTPFYLSIGRRPSTYGPPSQYRENEQRGGTPSGHLVHFNFDGITAGYHLSKHTGIEGQTIRFCYGQGFESEIGNGELFNEIETKDVHLGGFNIDLLNDGTNFLQMTLFRAMDVTDGFKGTIAFPSQFGPIFAPTMNADMQKFPNFNFVTRVQPSTTIGDINLAGLGFAREEMNGINWFGSFGWTQARPNGKTGMFGGMLSDAVWVAELNNTRDEIIMRADRADSDENRDGYSAYVGVQIPAPMGKFGLEYNYGSKYWTPFTQAQDDLIGSKLATRGHVGEAYYIIDVNPKMFIKLAGLYYDYEYTGSGSPVGKPQKIDDVLDGKAFSMLPAVDTAWNVNAALTVKF; this comes from the coding sequence ATGCGTAAAATGTTGATCGCCTTGCTGGTGGCGACCTTGGCCGTACCTGCCACAGCCCTGGCCGCCCCCACCGTCGAAGAGCTGCAACAGCAGATTCAGGCTCTTCAGGAACAGCTCAACGCTATCGCCTCGCAGGTGAAGGAAAGCGAAGCCGCCCCGGCCCCGGCCGCCGAGATCGAGGAAGACGTAGAAGACCTCATGGCCCGCGTCGACAAAGTCGAGCGCAAAACCGCCCTCGACCGCATCAACTGGTACGGAGATCTGCGCAACAAGTTCGACTCCCTGCACTACCAGGACGTCACCTGGAATCCCGGTATTCAGGTTGACTTTAACGATTTTGGCACCAAGGCAATCAATTTCGATCCAGCAACCGGAATGCCAACGGGGCTAAACGTGACTTCCGGGTTTAATACCCAATTGGTTGACGCTGGTGGCACCGGTTTAAGTTTTGCCACCCCGTCCGGGACGGATGCTGAAAAACTATCCTATTTACTTGGCGCTATGAGCGGGGCCCCAGGGACTCAGGTTACTACTCTCACTCCTCTCACCAAAATGCTGCTTGACCCTCAATACACCAACCTCCTTAGCGCTTTTGTGTCGGGGAATATGCCTGCTGGCGTCGGTCCCTTTCGCATGCTCCCTGCTGGGGTTATCGTAAAACCCAAAGACATCAACAACGACATCGCCTACACCACTCGCCTGCGTCTCGGCATGAAGGCCGACGTCTGGGATAACGTCAGCTTCTCCGGCCGTCTGCTCATGTACAAGAACTGGGGCGATTCCACCGGCACCAAGGTCTTCGATTCGTGGAACTCCTTCACCATGGACGGCACCAGCAGCGGCAATACCAGCGGCGACCTGGTGCGTGTCGAGCGCGCCTACTTCGACTGGCGGGACATTGGCGACACCCCCTTCTATCTCTCCATCGGCCGGCGTCCCTCGACCTACGGCCCCCCCAGCCAGTATCGTGAAAACGAGCAGCGCGGCGGCACCCCCTCGGGGCACCTGGTCCATTTCAACTTCGACGGCATCACCGCCGGGTACCACCTGAGCAAACACACCGGCATCGAGGGCCAGACCATCCGTTTCTGCTACGGCCAGGGTTTCGAATCTGAAATCGGCAACGGCGAGCTCTTCAATGAGATTGAAACCAAAGACGTCCACCTCGGCGGCTTCAATATCGACCTCCTCAACGACGGCACCAACTTCCTGCAGATGACCCTCTTCCGCGCCATGGACGTGACCGACGGCTTCAAAGGGACGATCGCTTTCCCCTCCCAGTTCGGCCCGATCTTCGCTCCGACCATGAACGCGGACATGCAGAAGTTCCCGAACTTCAACTTCGTGACCCGCGTCCAGCCCTCGACCACCATCGGCGACATCAACCTCGCCGGCCTCGGCTTTGCCCGCGAGGAGATGAACGGCATCAACTGGTTCGGCTCCTTCGGCTGGACCCAGGCCCGCCCCAACGGCAAAACCGGCATGTTCGGCGGGATGCTCTCCGACGCCGTCTGGGTAGCGGAACTCAACAACACTCGTGACGAAATCATCATGAGAGCCGATCGCGCCGACTCGGATGAAAACCGTGACGGCTACTCGGCCTACGTCGGCGTTCAGATTCCCGCCCCCATGGGCAAATTCGGCCTGGAGTACAACTACGGCTCCAAATACTGGACCCCCTTCACCCAGGCCCAGGACGACCTGATCGGCAGCAAACTCGCCACTCGCGGTCATGTCGGCGAGGCCTACTACATCATCGACGTCAACCCGAAGATGTTCATCAAACTGGCCGGCCTCTACTATGACTACGAGTACACCGGCAGCGGCTCGCCCGTCGGCAAACCGCAAAAGATCGATGACGTTCTCGATGGCAAAGCCTTCTCCATGCTCCCGGCCGTCGACACGGCCTGGAACGTCAATGCGGCTCTGACCGTCAAGTTCTAA
- a CDS encoding c-type cytochrome, which translates to MKRLAKVIAILSIAAFCASAAVAAEGGNAKKGKYLFKKNCKSCHVEGAEGGVVTPMKKTQAQWERFFGDKSSACATKAGISEKDMNDVQQYLIDHAADSDQPETCG; encoded by the coding sequence ATGAAACGTCTTGCCAAAGTCATCGCCATTTTGTCCATCGCGGCTTTCTGCGCTTCCGCGGCCGTCGCCGCCGAAGGCGGCAACGCCAAGAAAGGCAAGTACCTCTTCAAGAAAAACTGCAAATCCTGCCATGTGGAAGGGGCGGAAGGCGGCGTCGTCACCCCCATGAAGAAGACCCAGGCCCAATGGGAGCGTTTCTTCGGCGACAAGAGCTCGGCCTGCGCGACCAAGGCCGGCATCAGCGAGAAGGACATGAATGACGTTCAACAGTACCTGATCGATCATGCTGCCGACTCGGATCAGCCGGAAACCTGCGGCTAA
- the ettA gene encoding energy-dependent translational throttle protein EttA yields MSNEVNKVIYSMIRVSKFYDKKPVLKDISLSYFYGAKIGVLGLNGSGKSSLLRILAGVDKEFNGETILSPGYTVGYLEQEPLVNEERTVREVVEEGVQETVDLLKEFEEINLKFAEPMDDDAMNKLIERQGVVQERLDNLDAWDLDSRLEMAMDALRCPPADTPVKILSGGEKRRVALCRLLLQKPDILLLDEPTNHLDAESVAWLEHHLQRYPGTIIAVTHDRYFLDNVAGWILELDRGEGIPWKGNYSSWLEQKEERLRREERSESNRQKTLERELEWIRMSPKGRHAKSQARITAYEKLLGQEAEKREKDLELYIPPGPRLGDVVIEATDVSKAYGDRLLVEGLNFRLPPGGIVGVIGPNGAGKSTLFRMICGQEQPDAGTIRIGDTVQLAYVDQNRTLDSEKSIWEEITGGQEQLQLGKQLVNSRAYVSRFNFSGTEQQKKVGTLSGGQRNRVHLAKMLKEGANVLLLDEPTNDLDVNTMRALEEALENFGGCAVVISHDRWFLDRLATHILAFEGESKAIWFEGNYSEYEADRKKRLGAAADQPHRIKYRHLTR; encoded by the coding sequence ATGAGCAACGAAGTCAACAAAGTCATCTATTCGATGATCCGGGTCAGCAAGTTCTATGACAAGAAACCGGTTCTCAAGGATATTTCTCTCTCTTATTTTTACGGGGCCAAAATCGGCGTCCTCGGTCTGAACGGTTCGGGCAAGAGTTCGCTGCTGCGCATCCTCGCCGGGGTCGATAAGGAATTCAATGGCGAGACGATCCTTTCCCCCGGCTACACCGTCGGTTATCTGGAGCAGGAACCGCTGGTGAACGAGGAACGGACGGTGCGGGAGGTGGTCGAGGAAGGGGTGCAGGAGACCGTCGATCTGCTCAAAGAGTTTGAGGAGATCAATCTCAAATTCGCCGAGCCGATGGACGATGACGCCATGAACAAGCTCATCGAGCGTCAGGGGGTGGTGCAGGAGCGCCTCGACAATCTCGATGCCTGGGATCTCGACAGCCGACTGGAGATGGCTATGGACGCCCTGCGCTGTCCCCCGGCCGACACCCCGGTCAAAATTCTCTCCGGCGGCGAGAAGCGCCGCGTCGCCCTCTGTCGCCTGCTCTTGCAGAAGCCGGACATCCTGCTCCTTGACGAGCCGACCAACCATCTCGACGCCGAAAGCGTCGCCTGGCTGGAACATCACCTCCAGCGCTATCCCGGCACCATCATCGCCGTCACCCATGACCGTTACTTTCTCGACAACGTGGCGGGCTGGATTCTCGAACTCGATCGCGGTGAGGGGATTCCCTGGAAGGGGAACTATTCGTCCTGGCTGGAGCAGAAGGAAGAGCGTCTGCGTCGCGAGGAAAGGTCCGAGTCGAACCGGCAGAAGACCCTGGAGCGGGAGCTGGAGTGGATCCGCATGTCGCCCAAGGGGCGCCACGCCAAGAGCCAGGCGCGTATCACCGCTTATGAAAAGCTCCTCGGCCAGGAGGCGGAGAAGCGCGAAAAGGATCTCGAACTTTACATCCCGCCGGGACCGCGTCTGGGCGATGTGGTCATCGAGGCAACGGATGTGAGCAAGGCCTACGGCGACCGCCTGCTGGTCGAAGGGCTGAACTTCCGGCTGCCGCCGGGCGGCATCGTCGGTGTCATCGGTCCCAACGGCGCCGGCAAGTCGACCCTCTTTCGGATGATCTGCGGTCAGGAGCAGCCCGACGCCGGGACCATCCGCATCGGCGACACGGTGCAGCTGGCCTATGTCGATCAGAACCGCACCCTCGACTCGGAAAAATCGATCTGGGAAGAAATCACTGGCGGGCAGGAACAGCTCCAGCTTGGCAAGCAGCTGGTCAATTCCCGTGCCTATGTGTCCCGTTTCAACTTTTCCGGTACCGAGCAGCAGAAGAAGGTCGGCACCCTCTCCGGCGGTCAACGCAACCGCGTGCATCTGGCCAAGATGCTGAAAGAAGGGGCCAACGTGCTGCTCCTCGACGAGCCGACCAACGACCTCGACGTCAACACCATGCGGGCGCTGGAAGAGGCGCTGGAAAATTTCGGCGGCTGCGCCGTCGTCATCAGCCATGACCGCTGGTTTCTCGACCGCCTGGCGACCCACATCCTCGCCTTCGAGGGGGAGAGCAAGGCGATCTGGTTCGAAGGCAACTATTCCGAATACGAGGCGGACCGCAAAAAGCGCCTCGGCGCCGCCGCTGACCAGCCGCATCGTATCAAATACCGGCATTTGACCCGCTGA
- a CDS encoding putative bifunctional diguanylate cyclase/phosphodiesterase: MQQAEEKTNTDTETKVSDWGLPRGLGRYSQLFADPLGRLRLAAKARWLFLALVGVYGLCAGVLYSFSEYGFFLNGTQIAILVLSSAAIVFYNAVFPRIFRHTRFVVSVAPLQIVLDLCFVTVLVYFSGGGASWFWPVYLLVTLEAAVLVEKRQTVWRLGALGGTLYGCLLLATYLQLIPHIDMPFVDHSLHNDGLYLVLMWCWVSLLNAAAAVIGAYLMAVLRRENQAVRESGERLRDFLDSANDLIFSADASGRFLYANRAWRETLGYRPEAEPELRVQEILLEDDRPKCLTELQRVFDSQESRYLEGRFSAKGGRVIEVEGNVTFSRQEDSQGAIWAICRDVTSRKKAQEQLYHMAHHDMLTSLPNRLFFIDRLQQANALARRAKKLVGVLFLDLDRFKIINDTLGHSVGDILLQEIADRLRLCVREVDTVARLGGDEFTVILGNLNTLEEAEQVADKILKRLAQPLQVEGHELFITTSIGISLFPQHSDDPAGLIKKADIAMYCAKAQGRNNYKIYDGAMDVNADRRLILTNGLRRALDREEFRLHYQPKVEALSGRVVAMEALVRWEHPELGLVAPGDFIPIAEETGIIIPLGEWVMRRACEQLRLWQQEGITAVRVAVNLSGYQLQYRDFVASVQRILDQVGLPGELLEFEVTETVIMQNPDFAVSILNQLRDLGIHISIDDFGTGYSSLAHLKRFSVNTLKIDKSFVRDVESNSTDAAIASAIISMGNSLNLKVIAEGVETAGQLAFLQERHCDEIQGFLFSKPLPPEEAAILLRRGICTAIEPSRQE, translated from the coding sequence ATGCAGCAGGCCGAAGAGAAGACAAATACAGACACCGAAACCAAGGTCAGCGACTGGGGATTGCCCCGGGGGTTGGGCCGTTACTCCCAGCTTTTCGCCGATCCCTTGGGGCGTTTGCGGCTGGCGGCCAAGGCCCGCTGGCTCTTTCTGGCGCTGGTGGGGGTTTACGGCCTGTGCGCTGGCGTCCTCTATTCCTTCAGCGAGTACGGTTTTTTTCTCAACGGCACGCAGATCGCGATCCTGGTTCTTTCGTCGGCCGCCATCGTTTTTTACAACGCGGTCTTTCCCCGGATCTTCCGCCACACCCGTTTTGTCGTCTCGGTGGCACCGCTACAGATCGTCCTCGATCTCTGTTTCGTCACGGTGCTGGTCTATTTCAGCGGTGGCGGCGCCAGCTGGTTCTGGCCGGTCTATCTGCTGGTCACGCTTGAAGCGGCGGTGTTGGTCGAAAAACGTCAGACCGTCTGGCGTCTCGGGGCGCTTGGCGGCACTCTTTATGGTTGTCTGCTCCTCGCTACCTATCTGCAGCTCATCCCCCACATCGACATGCCCTTCGTCGACCATTCCCTGCATAACGACGGACTCTATCTCGTCCTCATGTGGTGCTGGGTCAGTCTGCTCAATGCGGCGGCGGCGGTGATCGGCGCCTATCTCATGGCAGTGCTGCGCCGCGAGAACCAGGCGGTACGCGAAAGCGGGGAACGCCTGCGCGATTTCCTCGATTCGGCCAACGATCTTATTTTCAGCGCCGATGCATCAGGCCGGTTTCTCTATGCCAACCGGGCCTGGCGGGAGACCCTGGGCTACCGCCCGGAAGCCGAACCGGAGCTGCGCGTGCAGGAGATTCTGCTTGAGGATGACCGTCCCAAGTGTCTGACCGAACTGCAACGGGTCTTCGATTCTCAGGAAAGTCGCTATCTCGAAGGACGTTTCTCGGCCAAGGGGGGGCGGGTCATCGAGGTGGAAGGGAATGTCACCTTCAGTCGGCAAGAGGATTCCCAAGGGGCGATCTGGGCCATCTGCCGGGATGTGACGTCGCGCAAGAAGGCCCAGGAACAGCTTTATCACATGGCTCACCATGACATGCTCACCAGCTTGCCCAACCGGCTCTTTTTCATCGACCGGCTGCAGCAGGCCAACGCCCTGGCCCGGCGGGCGAAGAAGCTGGTTGGGGTGCTCTTTCTCGATCTCGACCGCTTCAAGATCATCAACGATACCCTCGGGCATTCGGTGGGGGACATCCTGCTGCAGGAGATCGCCGACCGTTTGCGGCTCTGCGTCCGCGAAGTCGATACGGTCGCGCGCCTGGGTGGGGACGAGTTCACCGTTATCCTCGGCAATCTCAACACCCTGGAAGAGGCCGAGCAGGTGGCCGACAAGATTCTCAAACGGCTGGCGCAACCGCTGCAGGTGGAAGGGCACGAGCTCTTCATCACCACCAGTATCGGCATCAGCCTCTTCCCCCAACACAGCGACGATCCCGCCGGACTGATCAAGAAGGCGGATATCGCCATGTACTGCGCCAAAGCCCAGGGGCGCAACAATTACAAGATTTACGACGGGGCCATGGATGTCAATGCCGACCGGCGCCTGATCCTGACCAACGGCCTGCGCCGCGCCCTCGATCGGGAGGAGTTCCGCCTGCATTACCAGCCCAAGGTCGAAGCCCTCAGCGGTAGGGTCGTCGCCATGGAAGCGCTGGTGCGCTGGGAGCATCCCGAGCTGGGTCTGGTCGCGCCGGGGGACTTTATCCCCATCGCCGAGGAGACCGGGATCATCATCCCCCTGGGCGAATGGGTCATGCGCCGGGCCTGCGAACAGTTGCGGCTTTGGCAACAGGAGGGGATTACGGCGGTGCGGGTGGCGGTGAATCTCTCCGGCTATCAGCTGCAATACCGCGATTTCGTCGCTTCGGTCCAACGGATTCTCGACCAGGTTGGTTTGCCCGGGGAGCTGCTGGAGTTCGAGGTGACCGAGACGGTCATCATGCAGAATCCCGATTTTGCCGTGTCGATCCTCAATCAGTTGCGCGATCTGGGCATCCACATCTCCATCGACGATTTCGGCACCGGCTATTCTTCCCTGGCACACCTCAAGCGTTTTTCGGTGAACACCCTGAAGATCGACAAGTCCTTCGTGCGCGACGTAGAGAGCAATTCCACCGACGCCGCCATCGCCTCGGCGATCATCTCCATGGGCAACAGCCTCAACCTCAAGGTCATTGCCGAAGGGGTGGAAACGGCCGGCCAGCTCGCCTTTCTGCAGGAGCGCCATTGCGACGAAATTCAAGGATTTCTCTTCAGCAAGCCGCTGCCGCCCGAGGAAGCCGCTATCCTGTTGCGGCGGGGAATATGCACGGCGATCGAGCCCTCCCGCCAGGAGTGA
- a CDS encoding ferritin produces MLSPKLQDTLNEQMKNEFFSAYLYMAIAGYFQSEDLPGIASWMRVQALEEMTHGEKFYNFIADAAGRTDFRGFEAPKNTYESPLDAFRYSLKHENFVTDRINKLMDLAKEESNHAAQIFLQWFVTEQVEEEASFSLIVRKLERIGNDGNGLLRLDEELAQRVFVPPATAA; encoded by the coding sequence ATGCTCAGCCCAAAACTTCAGGACACCCTCAACGAGCAGATGAAGAACGAGTTTTTCTCCGCCTACCTGTACATGGCCATCGCCGGCTACTTCCAGTCCGAGGATCTCCCCGGCATCGCTTCCTGGATGCGGGTACAGGCGCTGGAAGAGATGACCCACGGCGAAAAGTTCTACAATTTTATCGCCGATGCTGCCGGGCGCACCGATTTCCGGGGTTTCGAAGCGCCGAAGAATACCTACGAATCCCCCCTCGACGCCTTCCGCTACAGCCTCAAGCATGAGAACTTCGTCACCGACCGCATCAACAAACTCATGGATCTGGCCAAGGAGGAGAGCAACCACGCGGCGCAGATCTTCCTGCAATGGTTCGTCACCGAGCAGGTCGAGGAAGAAGCGAGCTTCTCCCTCATCGTGCGTAAGCTCGAGCGGATCGGCAACGACGGCAACGGCCTCTTGCGTCTCGACGAGGAACTCGCGCAGCGGGTCTTCGTGCCGCCAGCCACGGCGGCCTGA